In one Acomys russatus chromosome X, mAcoRus1.1, whole genome shotgun sequence genomic region, the following are encoded:
- the Mbnl3 gene encoding muscleblind-like protein 3 isoform X6: MFAQQMQLMLQNAQMSSLASFPMNPSMAANHAMAFNPYVHHPGMGLVPAELLPNAPVLISGNPPLALPPMPGPKPVRTDRLEVCREFQRGNCTRGESECRYAHPTDASMIEVSDNTVTICMDYIKGRCAREKCKYFHPPPHLQAKLKAAHHQMNHSAATAMALPHGALQMIPKRAVLEKANGATPVFNPGVFHCQQALANMQIPQPAFIPTGPIMCLAPASTFVPMMHGATPSTVPAAATPATSVPFVPTTTGNQMPQLSVDELNRSMFVSQM; this comes from the exons ATGTTCGCCCAGCAGATGCAGCTTATGCTCCAAAATGCTCAGATGTCATCCCTT GCATCTTTTCCTATGAATCCATCAATGGCAGCTAATCATGCCATGGCTTTCAATCCTTATGTACATCACCCTGGGATGGGCCTGGTTCCTGCTGAGCTTCTACCAAATGCTCCAGTTCTGATTTCTGGAAACCCACCTCTTGCActgccaccaatgcctggccccaAACCAGTTCGTACAGATAGACTGGAG GTTTGCCGTGAATTTCAGCGTGGAAATTGTACCCGTGGGGAGAGTGAGTGCCGCTATGCTCACCCTACGGATGCTTCCATGATTGAAGTATCTGATAACACTGTGACAATCTGCATGGATTACATTAAAGGGCGATGTGCCCGGGAGAAATGCAAGTACTTTCATCCCCCTCCACATCTGCAAGCCAAACTCAAGGCAGCTCATCACCAGATGAACCATTCGGCTGCCACTGCCATG GCCCTGCCGCATGGTGCACTTCAGATGATACCAAAGAGAGCAGTCCTTGAAAAGGCCAACGGTGCCACCCCAGTCTTTAATCCTGGTGTTTTCCACTGCCAACAGGCTCTGGCTAACATGCAGATTCCGCAGCCGGCATTTATTCCTACAG GGCCAATAATGTGCTTGGCACCCGCTTCAACTTTTG TGCCCATGATGCACGGTGCTACACCTTCCACTGTGCCTGCAGCAGCAACACCTGCCACCAGCGTTCCCTTCGTTCCAACAACTACAGGCAATCAG ATGCCCCAATTATCAGTAGATGAACTGAATAGGAGCATGTTTGTTTCACAGATGTAG
- the Mbnl3 gene encoding muscleblind-like protein 3 isoform X5, with the protein MEDRCTRENCKYLHPPPHLKSQLEVNGRNNLIQQKTAAAMFAQQMQLMLQNAQMSSLASFPMNPSMAANHAMAFNPYVHHPGMGLVPAELLPNAPVLISGNPPLALPPMPGPKPVRTDRLEVCREFQRGNCTRGESECRYAHPTDASMIEVSDNTVTICMDYIKGRCAREKCKYFHPPPHLQAKLKAAHHQMNHSAATAMALPHGALQMIPKRAVLEKANGATPVFNPGVFHCQQALANMQIPQPAFIPTGPIMCLAPASTFVPMMHGATPSTVPAAATPATSVPFVPTTTGNQMPQLSVDELNRSMFVSQM; encoded by the exons GATCGCTGCACTCGAGAGAACTGCAAGTACCTACACCCTCCGCCCCACCTAAAGTCGCAGTTGGAAGTTAATGGGAGAAACAATCTGATTCAACAGAAGACTGCCGCAGCCATGTTCGCCCAGCAGATGCAGCTTATGCTCCAAAATGCTCAGATGTCATCCCTT GCATCTTTTCCTATGAATCCATCAATGGCAGCTAATCATGCCATGGCTTTCAATCCTTATGTACATCACCCTGGGATGGGCCTGGTTCCTGCTGAGCTTCTACCAAATGCTCCAGTTCTGATTTCTGGAAACCCACCTCTTGCActgccaccaatgcctggccccaAACCAGTTCGTACAGATAGACTGGAG GTTTGCCGTGAATTTCAGCGTGGAAATTGTACCCGTGGGGAGAGTGAGTGCCGCTATGCTCACCCTACGGATGCTTCCATGATTGAAGTATCTGATAACACTGTGACAATCTGCATGGATTACATTAAAGGGCGATGTGCCCGGGAGAAATGCAAGTACTTTCATCCCCCTCCACATCTGCAAGCCAAACTCAAGGCAGCTCATCACCAGATGAACCATTCGGCTGCCACTGCCATG GCCCTGCCGCATGGTGCACTTCAGATGATACCAAAGAGAGCAGTCCTTGAAAAGGCCAACGGTGCCACCCCAGTCTTTAATCCTGGTGTTTTCCACTGCCAACAGGCTCTGGCTAACATGCAGATTCCGCAGCCGGCATTTATTCCTACAG GGCCAATAATGTGCTTGGCACCCGCTTCAACTTTTG TGCCCATGATGCACGGTGCTACACCTTCCACTGTGCCTGCAGCAGCAACACCTGCCACCAGCGTTCCCTTCGTTCCAACAACTACAGGCAATCAG ATGCCCCAATTATCAGTAGATGAACTGAATAGGAGCATGTTTGTTTCACAGATGTAG